The region CCATACGTACGCCAACAAGGGTGACGTGCCGGTGGAGATGGTCATGGCGGTGTCGGTCCCGTTCGTGCACTGAGACACCCGTCCGGGCGGACCGGAGCGGCTGTTAGCGTGCCGTCATGCGCGCTCCCATCGGACACTTCGACCACGCCACGGCCGCCCCCGACTGCCTCGACGAGCTCACCCGCCCGGTCGCGGACGGCGTACGCCACTGGCGCGGGACCGTCCCCGCCGACCAGATCGTGTATGTCGACACGGACCCCGAGTGGGCCGACACCGCGACCTTCGTCGAGCACTACGGCAAGGAACTGCTGGACCAGTCCGCCAACTGTGTGGTCGTCGCGGGCAAACGCGGCGGCGAGACCACGCTCGCCGCGTGCGTGGTCCTCTCCGCCACCCGGGTCGACGTCAACGGTGCCGTCCGCCGCCAACTCGGCGCCCGCAAGGCCTCGTTCGCCGCGATGGACACCGCCACCGGCGAGAGCGGCATGGAGTACGGCGGAATCACCCCGATCGGGCTGCCGGGCGACTGGCCGGTGCTGGTGGACCCGGCGGTCGTCGAGCTGCCGTACGTCCTGGTGGGCAGTGGCCGGCGGCGCGGGAAGCTGCTGGTACCGGGCAAGGCGTTCGCCGAACTGCCGAACGCGGTGGTGCTGGAGGGGCTGGGCATCGCCTGACCGGTCAGGCGACCCTGTGATGCGCCAGCGCCAGGTGCGGGTCCTTCTCGCCCGGCACGGGGGCCGGATCGGCGTGTACGAGGGCCGCGGTGAGCTTCGGTACGGCGTGCAGCAGGGCGTGTTCGGCCTCGACGGCGATCCGGTGCGCCTGTCGCACGCTCGCCTCGCCGTCCACCACGACCGCCACCTCGGCGCGCAGCCGGTGCCCG is a window of Streptomyces mirabilis DNA encoding:
- a CDS encoding YbaK/EbsC family protein, whose amino-acid sequence is MRAPIGHFDHATAAPDCLDELTRPVADGVRHWRGTVPADQIVYVDTDPEWADTATFVEHYGKELLDQSANCVVVAGKRGGETTLAACVVLSATRVDVNGAVRRQLGARKASFAAMDTATGESGMEYGGITPIGLPGDWPVLVDPAVVELPYVLVGSGRRRGKLLVPGKAFAELPNAVVLEGLGIA